Genomic DNA from Alicyclobacillus fastidiosus:
CCTCCTCGATCACGCTCTCCAACCACTCCACAGCCGCTTCAAATTGACCGTTTTCGAGGAAGTAGCGGCCGTCCTTCGTCGCCTGTTGTGCATCTAACTTTCGCTTTTCTTCCTGCCACTTTTCAAACGCTCGGCCGCCGCCGAATTCGTCGAGCAATACGCTGAGCATCTCTTCCGCATCATCGGCGTATTCCCCGTTCGGATCAGCATCGAGATACCGCAGCACATATTCTTCAGCCGTGTCGTACTCGCCCATGTTTGCATAGTTGTTGGCAAGGTAAAACTGGCATTCAGTCATATTCGGATCTAAATCGCAAAGAACGTGCTCGAGGAGTTCATTCGACGCTTCAAAGTCACCCATTTCCGAGTACACGCCTGCTAAATTACAGTAGTTAACGGGATTGTTCGGTTCGTATTCCACAGTCTTGCGAAACGCTTTGAGGGCCTTGTTCAAATCATTCCTTTGCAGGAAGCGGACGCCCCGCTCAAAGAAGTAAGCGGCATCAAAATTCATCGCGATGACGTTACTGCTCCCGTTGCCGGACGATTTGCGAAAATGATGTGTGTCCATGAGGCACCTCCTGAAGCTGCCAGTCAATGACAGGACGCAATTGACATGGAGTTATGTGAACTGGTGAAAAAAGTATACCACATCAGGTGATAACCGCGAAGTACCTATGCGCCATACCCCATGTTATAATGAAGAATCAGTGAAGTTAAACTGGCGGATTGTCCATTTTTACGCGCCATCTCGATTTTAGACACCGTTGTGGAACACACTTGGTATTCCATTACATAATAAGACAAAGCTGTCTGAAATCATATGAAGCTCAAGCTAAATCTTTCGCGCGGGGCTTCTGTCTGGACAGTTCCAAATATAGGAGGATGATTGGTGAAAGCGGTCAAGGCCACAATAGCCAAGGCACTTCAGCCTGTTACAGGATTAGATGAAGATACTCTGATTCAAATGCTCGAATACCCACCCAATCCAGAGTTGGGCGATCTCGCGCTCCCATGCTTCAAGCTGGCGAAGACGTTGCGTAAGAACCCAGCTGAAATCGCTCAAACCCTCGCCGAAGCGCTCGTTCAAACACCGGCCGTCGCAGCGGCGGAGCCAGCGGGCGGATTTCTCAACATCTCACTGGCGCGTCTGCCCTTCGCGAACGAGATCGTAAATGTCGGGGCTGTAGATACGCATGCGCTGTTCTCGTCGGATCGAAACAAGGGGCACAAGGCTGCCGTCGATTACTCCTCACCGAACATCGCCAAGCCGTTTGGCGTCGGGCACTTGCGATCGACCATCATTGGGGAATCGATTGTCCGGCTGATGCGCGAAGACGGCTATGAAGTCGTTGGCATCAACCACCTTGGCGATTGGGGGACACAGTTTGGCAAGACCATCGCCGCCTACTTGAAGTGGGGCGACGAAGCGACTGTTCGCGCCGACCCTGTGCGGGAACTGTTTAAGCTGTACGTGAGGTTCCACGAGGAGGCAGAGCGAGACCCGGCGCTCGAGGACGAGGGCCGTTACTGGTTCAAACAACTCGAAGATGGCAACGAACAGGCGGTTTCACTCTGGCAGTGGTTTATCGACGAGAGCTTAAAGGCATTTAAACAGACGTACGCACTACTCAACGTCTCGTTCGATCACTACCTCGGTGAAAGTTTCTACAACGATAAGATGGACGCCGTGGTCGAGGAACTCATCGCAGCCAAGCTGTTGGTCGAGGACGCCGGCGCAGAAGTGGTCGATTTGTCCGCGTACGACATGCCACCGTGTATCATCAAGAAGTCGGACGGCACTTCTATCTACGCTACGCGCGATCTAGCCGCGGCAGCATACCGTCACGACAAGCTTGGGGCAGATACACTCATCTACGTCGTGGGCGGAGAGCAGAGACTGCACTTCCAACAGCTGTTCAAAGTCCTCGAATTGATGGGCAAACCGTACGCCAACCGCGCACAGCACGTCAGCTTCGGCATGATGAAGTTCAACGGGGCGCGCCTGTCCACCCGGCGGGGACACGTCGTGTACCTCGAGGATGTGTTGGCCAAGGCGATCGACGAGGCGCAGAAGATCATCGAGGAGAAAAATCCAAACCTCGCAAATAAGGATGCCGTGGCGACGAGCGTCGGCGTCGGCGCGGTCGTGTTCAACGACCTCAAGACCTATCGGATTCACGACGTCGACTTCCGCTACGAAGACGTCTTGAACTTCGACGGCGAAACGGGCCCTTACGTGCAGTACACGCACGCTCGCGCTTGCAGCGTCCTGCGCAAGTCGAATGAAGGCGAAGAAACCATGCGCCTGGATATGAACGCACTGGGCGGCGACGATGAGGGCGCGAACGCACTCAACGACAGCGAATGGGCGCTTGTCCTCCAACTGGCTCAGGCGAATGAGGCGCTCAACCGAGCCGTCGACGAGTACGATCCGTCCGTGATGGCTCGCTACACGCTGCAATTGTGCCATGCGTTCAACCGGTTCTACCACCACAACCCCATCCTGCAGTCCGAATCCGTACAGCGGACTCGTCGCCTCGCGATGACGCTTGCCACCCGCAATGTGCTCGCGCGCGCGCTGTATCTCATCGGGATGGACGCACCGAACGAAATGTAATGGCTCGGGCCTCTGCCCGATTACATCTGCCACGCAACAAACAAGGCTGCCCGAAGTACCATGTACTTTCGCGGCAGCCTTGTTGTTTTCCAAGAGGATGAATAGGAATCGATAGTCCCTGAATCTACTTCTTCACTACTCGAATTACGTATACGGCATAGGATTGACCGGCGTCCCGTTGCGGCGAACTTCGTAGTGCAGATGCGGACCAGTCGCCTCGCCCGTATCTCCGGAATACCCGATTAGTTCACCTTTGCTCACCGTCTGTCCACTTTGCGCTACGACGCGCGACATGTGACCGAACACCGTCGTGATACCGCCGCCATTATCGATTTCCACCCAGTTCCCGTATCCACCAGAGTTCCAACCTGCTGAAATCACTGTACCGTTATTGGTAGCGTACACGGGTGTCCCAATCGGCACGCCAATGTCGACACCTGGGTGAAACTCTCCGCCATTTAAGCTACGCTCGCCAAATGGAGACGTGATGGTGGTACCGACCGTCGGCCACACCCATTCTCCGCTCGCAACACCGCTGTTCGTTCCACGGTGCACGACCTCGTTGACAGGCTGCTCGACCGTGTGCCGTGAGATGACCTGCGACTTGATCACCTTGCCATTTTCGAGGGTCTCTCGTACCGCATCTTGCTCATTTCCATTGTGCCCAGCAGCGACAACCTTCTCGTCACCTTTGGCCAGTGCGTCATCATCCACGTATGTCACGTGATAGGGCACCGAAACAGTCTTCGTCACCGTCGCTACTGACTGCACCGTCAGCAGTGGCTGAAGCGGATTCTGCCGTGATTCATCGCTGCTTTTTAGCAACATAGCGGCTGGTGAAGAAGAGCGCCCTGCAATCTGACTGCTGACCGGGTGTAACAGAAGCCGCGTGGCGTCGTCCGCCTGTAAAATATTTTGGATTCCCACGGTCACCGCCGCTACCGTGACGTGCCCCACGAACTGTGACGTCACGTGGGAGGCCCCCTTCACTTTGGGAGCGAGTGCCTGCTTCACGTCGTTTAAAACCTTTTGAGCGGCAGGCTTCGACGTCGTGTAGACTAATGGCTTGTCGTCCAACTGAATGACCACCGCCTGGGTCGGAAACGATGCAGTTTCATGCCAGTTGTAGGTTGAAGGGATGTTCTCGTGAACAGATGTCGTCTGGAACTGTATTCCGTACCCGTCCGCAATTCGTTCCATACCAAGGGTTACGTTTGACTGATTAGGTACCAACCCCACATATTGCCCGCTTCGATACACCTGCAACCAGGAACTTGTATGTGCCACCTGTGTCGCGACGAGGGTAGCTGTACTGCCTAGAACGACAATGGCGGCTGTGCCGGCGATGAACATTCGGGAGCGCGAAGGAGAGATTGAACTCGTGAGATGCGATGGTCTATTTAGTATTTGCTTCGCCTTTACTTCCTGGCGAGCGGTAGCAAGTGCGCCTTTGACGCCTTGCAGGGCCGCTTTCCATTTCACTGCGCAGGCCTCCTATGCAAAAGTAAGTATTGAGGCGATGAAGACGTGCCAAAGAGCCCGACAGTCCGTATTCGACAAATATCCCGAAAATCCTCGTCGTCGACGATGTGTGTCCCCCGTCTCCCACTGTAGGAGTCGAGCCCCCGATATCGATCGAGGGCTCGATGAGTTCATCCATCTAGGTCTTTACGTTTCCTAAGTGCGTTCGCTCGCGAGCCACCCGCTTGTCGACCGCGTTGCGCGAAGTTTTACGAGCGCGCCTCCAGTCTTCAATCATCCAGAATGATCGCGATTTCTTTTCAATTGAAGCCTGTTGCATCTTGACGAGATATTCATAGCCATACAAATGCATACGTTCACCTACTCCTCTAATTTGTCATTCACAAATTTCCACATAAGTGGACGAGGAAGTAGGGCAATCCAATTTGGGAATTGGACGCAAAACACAGAGGTTCAGACGGGCACAACAAACCCCAACACAAACGGAGTTGGCCATCAAAACGACGGTATGCGGAATGTGATGAATCGGCTCTGGTAGTTGAACAGACGAGGATTTGGCTCCATCAGACACATTACATTGCCCGTACTTCCTCAGTAAGCTACTGCGAAAGTCGTAACCCAATATTCAATTGGTTACATGAGGCAATGCGCGAGTTTCATGTGCGATGGATACCCCCTAAAAGTGGATAATGATGCGGCGCATGAAAAATATAAACAATTGTGATAAATTTGTCAACTCTGTCGACATAGTTGATCGTTCAGCCGACTGTATAGACTATGCGCGCAGCTTGGAAACTTGTCAGCGATCAAAAAAAGAACGAGCACTCCAGAACTGCTCAGCTGCTGTCGCATCGCCCAGGAGGGCGATATCGACGCAGTAGAGCTGTCCCAAGTGCTCATTTCCATCATCTGAAGTGGATTGTTGTACAGATCGGAGATGTTCGCCGTCGGCCAGCAAAGGATGCAGCCGCGGTCACATCATCTTACTTCTCTCCTTCACCCTGTGCAGCGATGGCTTCGGCGAGTTCCTCTGTGAACGATTTGGCCGCATCGTAGCCCATGCCTTTCAGGCGGAAGTTCATCGCGGCGACTTCGACGATAACCGCTAGGTTTCGCCCTGGACGAACCGGAACCGTCACAAGTGGCACCTCGAGATCGAGAATTTTCATCGTGTGCTGTTCGATGCCTAAGCGATCGTACGCCACATTTTCGCGCCAGGCTTCGAGATGAATGACCAAGGCGATCTTTTTATGTGTGCGAACGGCGCCAGCTCCGAACAGCGTCATCGCATTGAGCACGCCCAGTCCGCGAATTTCAAGTAGGTGCTGCAGCAACGGAGGTGCCGTGCCGACGAGCCTTTCGTCTGAAATTTGGCGGATGACTACCGCATCGTCTGCGACTAGACGGTGTCCGCGTTTAATCAATTCCAGTCCCGTCTCGCTCTTACCAATGCCGCTAGAACCAGTAATCAGAATGCCGATCCCATACACGTCGACCAACACGCCGTGGACCAGCGTCTCAGGGGCGAGGCGCTCTTCAAGGTACGTCGAGAGCGTCGCCGTGAGGCGAGTCGTCACCATATTGGTCCCGAGGACGGGAATCCGCTTAGCCGCAGCTTCCCGCAACAGGACGGTCGGCGGTGCGTCACCACGGGTGACGAGAATACACGGCGTTTGTTGATACGAGCAGAACGCAAACACGCGCAAGGCCTGTTCTCGCTCGTTCATGCCACGTAGGAAAGACAACTCTGTGCGGCCCAGGACCTGGACGCGTTCCGCAGGGTGATACCGAAGGTATCCCGCCAAGGCCAGCCCAGGTCGGTTGATATCCAGGGTTTGAATCACCCTGTCGAGGTCCGAGTCCTCGTTGAAAACATGTAGGTCCAAATCTTTCACTAGCTGGCGAACACT
This window encodes:
- the argS gene encoding arginine--tRNA ligase, which translates into the protein MKAVKATIAKALQPVTGLDEDTLIQMLEYPPNPELGDLALPCFKLAKTLRKNPAEIAQTLAEALVQTPAVAAAEPAGGFLNISLARLPFANEIVNVGAVDTHALFSSDRNKGHKAAVDYSSPNIAKPFGVGHLRSTIIGESIVRLMREDGYEVVGINHLGDWGTQFGKTIAAYLKWGDEATVRADPVRELFKLYVRFHEEAERDPALEDEGRYWFKQLEDGNEQAVSLWQWFIDESLKAFKQTYALLNVSFDHYLGESFYNDKMDAVVEELIAAKLLVEDAGAEVVDLSAYDMPPCIIKKSDGTSIYATRDLAAAAYRHDKLGADTLIYVVGGEQRLHFQQLFKVLELMGKPYANRAQHVSFGMMKFNGARLSTRRGHVVYLEDVLAKAIDEAQKIIEEKNPNLANKDAVATSVGVGAVVFNDLKTYRIHDVDFRYEDVLNFDGETGPYVQYTHARACSVLRKSNEGEETMRLDMNALGGDDEGANALNDSEWALVLQLAQANEALNRAVDEYDPSVMARYTLQLCHAFNRFYHHNPILQSESVQRTRRLAMTLATRNVLARALYLIGMDAPNEM
- a CDS encoding peptidoglycan DD-metalloendopeptidase family protein — its product is MKWKAALQGVKGALATARQEVKAKQILNRPSHLTSSISPSRSRMFIAGTAAIVVLGSTATLVATQVAHTSSWLQVYRSGQYVGLVPNQSNVTLGMERIADGYGIQFQTTSVHENIPSTYNWHETASFPTQAVVIQLDDKPLVYTTSKPAAQKVLNDVKQALAPKVKGASHVTSQFVGHVTVAAVTVGIQNILQADDATRLLLHPVSSQIAGRSSSPAAMLLKSSDESRQNPLQPLLTVQSVATVTKTVSVPYHVTYVDDDALAKGDEKVVAAGHNGNEQDAVRETLENGKVIKSQVISRHTVEQPVNEVVHRGTNSGVASGEWVWPTVGTTITSPFGERSLNGGEFHPGVDIGVPIGTPVYATNNGTVISAGWNSGGYGNWVEIDNGGGITTVFGHMSRVVAQSGQTVSKGELIGYSGDTGEATGPHLHYEVRRNGTPVNPMPYT
- the hprK gene encoding HPr(Ser) kinase/phosphatase, which encodes MTEDRGVSVRQLVKDLDLHVFNEDSDLDRVIQTLDINRPGLALAGYLRYHPAERVQVLGRTELSFLRGMNEREQALRVFAFCSYQQTPCILVTRGDAPPTVLLREAAAKRIPVLGTNMVTTRLTATLSTYLEERLAPETLVHGVLVDVYGIGILITGSSGIGKSETGLELIKRGHRLVADDAVVIRQISDERLVGTAPPLLQHLLEIRGLGVLNAMTLFGAGAVRTHKKIALVIHLEAWRENVAYDRLGIEQHTMKILDLEVPLVTVPVRPGRNLAVIVEVAAMNFRLKGMGYDAAKSFTEELAEAIAAQGEGEK